Proteins from a genomic interval of Papaver somniferum cultivar HN1 chromosome 4, ASM357369v1, whole genome shotgun sequence:
- the LOC113271796 gene encoding replication protein A 70 kDa DNA-binding subunit B-like produces the protein MEMEKSVTPNAISTILANPSTDSYSEIPQLIVQVVDLKPTGTSRFTFKASDGKMKLMAMLPTKMASDVNLGNIQNLGLILVKDYTINLVPKTQEKCLLVLKCEVVAPVLESEIGSDPKSQEIEFKPKQETGIVLKPKQDVVAKSAAQIVHEQHQNNAPSERMAMTRRVHPLVSLNPYQGNWTIKVRLTSKGNMRTYKNARGEGCVFNVELTDQDGTQIQATLFNEAANKFYNKFELGKVYYISKGTLKVANKQFKTVQNDYEMTLNENSEVEEVSEEGSPIPKAVFNFVKIDDLGTYVNGKELVDVIGVLQSVSPTMSIRRKANNETIPKRDITIADDSNKTVVISLWNDLATTMGQELLDVVDSNPIVAIKCLKVGDFQGVSLSSLGKSTVVVNPDVPEAENLKSWYASEGKSISMTSIGAGLINSTSSGARSFYSDRVTISHITSNSSLGGEKPQFFSIKACISFIKPEQLMWYQACKTCNKKVTTGHVSGYFCDGCQKNVDKYSLRYILALRVSDPSGEAWVSTFNDQAEKILGCSADELDKIKQQDEKEFHLKLKQATWTPHLFRVSVAQNEYNGEKRQRITIRAEAPLDFAVESKYLLEEMSKLQAS, from the exons ATGGAAATGGAGAAATCAGTAACCCCAAATGCTATTTCAACTATACTAGCGAACCCTTCCACTGATTCTTATTCTGAAATCCCTCAACTCATCGTTCAAGTGGTAGATCTCAAACCTACTGGAACCAGCAGATTTAC ATTCAAAGCTAGTGATGGAAAAATGAAACTCATGGCAATGCTTCCAACCAAAATGGCATCTGATGTCAATTTGGGAAACATCCAAAACCTTGGCCTCATCCTTGTTAAGGATTACACCATAAACCTTGTGCCAAAGACACAAGAAAA GTGTTTGCTTGTTTTGAAATGTGAAGTGGTTGCTCCTGTGCTTGAAAGTGAGATTGGAAGTGATCCTAAAAGTCAAGAAATTGAATTCAAACCAAAGCAAGAAACTGGAATTGTTTTGAAGCCAAAGCAAGATGTGGTTGCTAAATCTGCAGCTCAAATTGTCCATGAACAGCATCAGAA TAATGCTCCTTCTGAACGAATGGCCATGACAAGAAGAGTTCATCCACTTGTTTCCCTGAATCCTTACCAAGGGAATTGGACTATAAAGGTTCGGTTGACAAGTAAAGGCAACATGAGGACATACAAGAATGCTAGAGGAGAAGGGTGTGTCTTTAATGTGGAATTAACAGATCAAGAT GGTACACAAATTCAAGCAACACTGTTTAATGAAGCTGCAAACAAGTTCTACAATAAGTTTGAATTGGGAAAAGTTTATTACATATCAAAAGGAACTCTTAAAGTTGCTAACAAGCAGTTCAAAACGGTCCAAAATGATTATGAGATGACTCTGAATGAAAATTCTGAAGTGGAGGAGGTATCTGAAGAAGGAAGTCCTATTCCAAAGGCAGTGTTCAACTTTGTTAAGATTGACGATTTGGGTACCTATGTGAATGGGAAGGAGCTTGTAG ATGTTATTGGGGTTCTTCAAAGTGTTTCCCCTACAATGAGCATCAGAAGGAAAGCTAATAACGAGACCATCCCAAAGCGTGACATAACAATTGCTGATGATTC AAACAAAACTGTTGTAATTTCTTTATGGAACGATCTTGCCACCACCATGGGGCAAGAGTTGTTAGATGTTGTTGACAGCAATCCGATTGTTGCAATCAAATGTCTCAAGGTTGGAGACTTCCAAG GAGTATCTTTGTCATCTCTGGGCAAAAGCACTGTGGTTGTAAATCCAGATGTTCCTGAAGCAGAAAACCTCAAATCTTG GTATGCATCTGAAGGTAAATCAATCTCAATGACCTCTATTGGGGCTGGTTTGATCAATTCTACAAGTAGTGGTGCAAGATCCTTCTACTCTGATCGTGTTACCATTTCTCATATTACCAGTAACTCCTCTTTGGGAGGAGAAAAG CCTCAATTTTTCAGCATCAAAGCATGCATCAGTTTCATCAAGCCTGAACAACTGATGTGGTACCAAGCTTGCAAGACATGCAACAAGAAAGTGACTACTGGTCATGTGTCTGGATATTTCTGTGATGGATGCCAGAAGAATGTAGATAAGTACAGTTTACG GTATATATTGGCATTGAGGGTTTCTGACCCAAGTGGTGAAGCTTGGGTATCTACATTCAATGATCAGGCAGAAAAAATATTAGGTTGCTCCGCTGATGAACTTGACAAGATCAAACAACAG GATGAGAAGGAGTTccatttgaaattgaaacaagCAACATGGACTCCTCATCTATTTAGAGTCAGTGTTGCTCAGAACGAGTACAATGGCGAGAAAAGACAACGGATAACTATCCGCGCGGAGGCGCCCCTCGATTTTGCTGTGGAATCAAAGTATTTACTGGAAGAGATGTCAAAGTTGCAAGCCTCTTAA